GCACCATGATTTCGGCGTCCAGCCCGAGGGACCAGTTGTCGACGTAGTAGAGGTCGTGTTCGACGCGGCGGGCGGCGGTGTGGAGGTTGTCGATCTCGCCACGCAGCCCGTTCACCTGCGCCCATCCGGTGATTCCGGGACGGACCCGGTGGCGGCAGGCGTAGTTCTCCACCGCCTCGTGGTACAGCACGTCCCCAGCCTTCATGGCGACGGGATGGGGTCGCGGCCCGACGATGGACATGTCGCCGCGCAGCACATTGAAGAGCTGCGGCAGTTCGTCGATGCTGGTGCGGCGCAGGAAGCGCCCGACGCGCGTCACCCGCGGGTCGTTGCGCACCGTCCGCTGCGCGCCCGACTGGTCGCCGCGGTCGGTGTGCATCGTGCGGAACTTCCAGATCTCGAATTCCTCGTTGTTGAAGCCGAAGCGCTTCTGGCGGAACAGCACCGGGCCGGGGCTTTCCAGCTTGATGGCCGCCGCGGCCAGCAGCAGCACCGGCGCCAGGACCGCCAGCGCCGCGCCGCCGATCAGCAGATCCTCCGACCGCTTCAGCACGCCGCGCCAGCCGGCCAGCGGGTGATGGATGACGCCGAGCAGCGGAATGCCCGCCGTCGCATCGACCGACAGGCCCGCGGTGCGGGCGATCAGCCGGTGCGGCAGCAGGCGGACGTCCACCGCGAGGACGCGCAGCCGTTCCAGGATGTCGGTGATCTCGGCCTCGGCGCTCCAGGGCAGGGCCACCACCACGAGGTCGATGCGGTTCTTGCGCACCTGCTCGACCAGCCCGGCCACACCCCCCAGCACCGGCACGCCGGCCATCCGGGCGGTACTCAAGGGCGGGGCGGTGACGGACGACGGCCGGTCCGCCGCAGTGGATACCGCGCCGATCACCTGATAGCCCGCCCCCTCCGTCCGCTGGAGCCGGTCCAGCCACTCGAAGGCCAAATCGTTGGTGCCGACCAGCAGGGTCCGCTGCCGCAGACCGCCGGCCAGGTTCCAGCCGCGCGCCAGCCGGAGGACCAGACTGCGCAGCGCCGTCAGCCCGAACAGGCCGAGCCCGTACCACAACCACAGCGTCCCAGCCGCCGCCGTGTCGAACCGCCGCAAGTCCCCCGTCACACCAAGCAGGAGGACGAGCACCAGAAAGGCCGCCGTCCAGGCCCCGAACAGCGGCCCGGCGTGCGCGCCGATGGTCCGCCGCACCGCCCTGGGGCGCAGGTTGCGGTAGCAGCCCGCGCTGTAGAAGCACATCAGCGACAGCACGGCCAGCGGGCCGACCGCGACGTTGAAGACGCCTGCAAACGAGGTGACGGCGCCCGTGAACAGGGCCGGATCGGCCGGGGTCGCCCGCAGCACTCGGGCGGCGATACCCTCCGCCGCCAGCCCCGTCCCGACGACCATCAGCGCGTCCGCGGCGACCAGCCCGCACAGCAGGGCGGGGGCGGAGGCCGCCGCGGCGACCGGCGAGACGGAGTCCGGGCGCGGGCCTTGAAAGGCCATCCCCACGCGCGCGCCGTAGTCCGGCTTCGCCGAACTGTCTCGTGAAGGGAGTTCGAACATCCGCCGTTCCCTGTTGGCCCATTCCCTGCCGCCGCACCCCAGCGATGCGGCGGCGCTGCCGACTGCGTCACCGCGCTCAGAAATAGGTCTTGGCGAAATAGGCGATGGTGCGCTCCAGCCCCTCTTCGAGCGGCACGTGCGGCATCCATTTTAGGTAAGCATGGGCCTTGGTGATGTCCGGCTTGCGCTGCCGCGGATCGTCCTGGGGCAGCGGGTGCCGCTCGATCCGGGAGCGCGATCCGGTCATCCGGATGACGGTCTCCGCCAGTTCCAGGATGGTGAACTCGCCGGGATTGCCGAGGTTGATCGGGCCGGTCACCGTCCCGTCCGTTTCCATCAGCCGGTGCAGCCCCTCGACCAGATCGTCAACGTAGCAGAAGGACCGCGTCTGCGAGCCGTCGCCGTAGATGGTGATCGGATCGCCCTTGAGCGCCTGCACGATGAAGTTCGACACGACGCGCCCGTCGTTCGGATTCATGCGCGGGCCGTAGGTGTTGAAGATGCGCGCGACCTTGATCGGGACCTTGTGCTGTCGGTTGTAGTCGAAGAACAGCGTCTCGGCGCAGCGCTTGCCCTCGTCGTAGCAGGCGCGCGGACCGATGGGATTCACGTTGCCCCAGTAATCCTCGCGCTGCGGGTGGACAAAGGGGTCGCCGTAGACCTCGCTGGTCGAGGCCTGGAGGATCGTCGCCTTCACCCGCTTGGCCAGCCCCAGCATGTTGATGGCACCGTGGACGCTGGTCTTGGTCGTCTGCACCGGGTCGAACTGGTAATGCACCGGCGAGGCCGGGCAGGCGAGGTTGTAGATCTCGTCCACCTCGACATAGAGGGGGAAGGTGATGTCGTGACGCACCGCCTCGAACTTCGGATTGTCGAGAAGATGCGCAATATTCGAACGCGCACCCGTGAAATAGTTGTCGACGCACAGGACCTCTTTCCCGGCGGCCAGAAGACGCTCGCACAGATGCGATCCGATGAACCCGGCGCCACCTGTCACAAGAACGCGCTCAGTCGTGGACGTCATTGAGCCTCTCCATGGAGTTGACCGGGGGTAACGACCGGACGGCGGCGGAACGCGGAGACGCCGCGCCGAACCGCTTCCGCGAATATTTTAAAGTCCAGAGACAAGGCGCAGCGTTTCGCCATGCGAAGCGTGCATATGCTCGGGCTTTACGCGGAAATGCACGGCCATGTCTGGAATTGTGCGGCGTTTCGAAGCCTGAACCGGCTCCGCTGCACCCGGCAGACTGTGACCGGCGCGGAGTTGACCGTCAAACACGCGGACGGGGTATCGGATATGATTATTTATGACGGTCGCCGTCGTAAGCACAGCGACGGATGGCCCTTCTTTTTTTCAATTGTTGCGCGGCGCCATTCACGGTACTCGAAGTCTGTCCGGCAACGATTGCGCAGCGGAACACCACAGTCCATTTGGTCAATCCATTCGGACCTGCTCTTCAGACGACGCCCGAAGTCTCGGTTATCTCCAAAGAAAACAAGAAGGCCGCAGCGCGTCCTTTGCACCCATCCGCCACGCCCATCCCGGGCCGGACCGCCAGCCAGCAAGACGAAAGGGGCGACGACGTGACATCTTCGATCGGCAAAGGCGGAACGCTTCCAGGCCACGAAGCGCACGCCAGCGTCCTTCCGGACAGTCTTCTGCAATCGGGCGGCGGGGAATCCTCCGACGTCCGCGGCCGGCAGGAGGCGACCGTCTTCGCCACGCTGGCGGTGCTGTGGCGGCGCAAGCTGCTGCTGCTCACCATCATCCTGCTGGGAACGGCGACCATCACCTACGTCATGCAGTCGCTGAAGCCGATGTACCGTGCCACCGCGATGGTTCAACTCGACTCCCGGCGGGTCGAACTGGCGGAGTTCAAGTCGGTGGTGTCCAACCTGACTCCCGAGGCGCCGGCCGTGCGCAGCGAGGTGTCCATCGTCGGCTCGCGCGCCCTGGCGGAGCGGGTGGTGGAAAAGCTCGGCCTGCTCAACGACGCCGAATTCAACCCGACGCTCAAGGCGCTGGACGGCGCGGACGACCATTGGCTGAAGCGCGTCACCAAGGCCGGCGTCGGCGCGCTGCCGCCGGAAGGCAACGACGTGCTGCGCCGGATCGTGCAGGAGACGACCGCCCTGTTCCGCGCCGACGACGGGCCGGTCGCCCGCGACCCTAATCAAGCCCGCCTGCTGACCATCGACACGCTGCTGCGCCGGATCGAGGCGCGCAACGACGACCGCTCCTTCACCATCATCATCGAGGCGTCGTCGGTCGATCCCGCGAAGGCCGCCGCCATCGCCAACGCCTTCGGCCAAGCCTATCTGGACTACCGGACGGAGATGAACCGCGACCTGACCGAACGGGTCAACCAGTGGCTCGGCGGGCGGCTCGTAGAGGCGCGCGAGGCGGTGCGCGGCGCCGAGGAGGCCATCCGCAGCTTCCGCAAGGAGAACAGCCTGCTGGAGCTGCCGCCCGACGGGCGCAACATGGTCCAGCAGCAGATGAACGAACTCGCCACCCAGCTGACCGCCGCGCAGGCGCAGAAGGCGGCGGCCGAGGCCCGCGTGCGCCAGGCCCGCGACCAGACCGCCGCCAACAACGCCGCGGCGATCCCGGAGGTGCTGGCCTCCCCGCTGATCCAGAAGCTGCGCGAGGCCGAGGCGATGCTGGAGCGCCGGCTGGCCGAGCTTCAGCAGGTCTATGGCGACAAGCACCAGGAGATCGTGAATCTCCGCCGCGGCATCGGCGAGTTGAAGGCCCGCATCCGCGACGAGGTCGGCAAGATCCAGAAGGGGCTGGACGCCGACCTGGAGGTCGCGCGCATCCGCGAGGCCACCCTGCTGAAGAGCATCGCCGACCTGCAGGACCAGCAGAAGGGCATCGAGGCGACCGGCATCCAGCTCCGCGACCTGGAGCGCGCCGCCGACGCGCACCGCACGCTCTACCGCAGCCTCGCCGAACGCTACGAGCAGACGATGGCGCTGAAGAACACCGGCGCTCTGGACGCGCATCTCAGCGCCCCGGCGCTGCCGCCGATCCGCCCGGCCTTCCCGCAGCTGCGCATGTCGCTGGGCGTCGGGCTGGTCGGCTCCACGGCGCTGGCGGTGGCGCTGGTGCTGCTGCTGGAGCGGCTCAGCTCCGGCCTGCGCACGCCGACCCAGGTGGAGCGGGCGACCGGCGTGCCCTGCCTCGGCATGGTCCCGGCGCTCCCCCGCAACGAGGCGGTCTGGAACCTGCCCTTGTACCCCGAAAACCGCCCCGACAGCCGCCGCGCCCGCGAGATCGGCGCCTTCCGCGAGGCGATCCAGACGGTGCGCACCATGGCCTGCATGCCGCGCAAGCGGGGGACGCCGCCCAAGGTGCTGCTCGTCACCTCCTCCATCCCCAAGGAAGGCAAATCGATGCTGGCGGCCAATCTGGCGCGGTCGCTGGCCGGTCTGGGGCTGAACACGCTGCTGATTGACGCGGACTTCCGCCGTCCCTCCATCGCGACGCTGCTGGGCTACCGGCCGCAAGGCAGCGTCGCCGACCTGCTGGACGGCCGCGTCGGCATCGACGACCTGATCCATCAGGAAACCACCAACCTCGGGGTGCTGGGCAACGCCGTCGGCACCTCCGACGCCCACGACCGCATCAGCTCACAGGCGATGAGCGACCTGATCCAGTGGGCGCGCCACAACTACGACGTGGTGGTGATCGACTCCGCCCCGGTGATGCTGTTCTCCGACGCGCTGGCCCTGTCCTTCCTGGCCGACAGCGTGATCTACGTCGTCCGCTGGCAGCACACCCCGCTGGACACCGTGACGGCCGGCTTGAACAAGCTGAGGTCGGTCGACAGCGCGGTCGGCGGCGTCGTGCTGTCGCGGGTCGTCGCGTCCAAGCACGTCAAGTACGGCCACAAGGACGACGCCTACTACTACGCCCTGCACGCGCCCGCGCGGCATTGACGGCGCCGACGGACGGCGCCCACGCGACGG
This DNA window, taken from Azospirillum formosense, encodes the following:
- a CDS encoding undecaprenyl-phosphate glucose phosphotransferase → MFELPSRDSSAKPDYGARVGMAFQGPRPDSVSPVAAAASAPALLCGLVAADALMVVGTGLAAEGIAARVLRATPADPALFTGAVTSFAGVFNVAVGPLAVLSLMCFYSAGCYRNLRPRAVRRTIGAHAGPLFGAWTAAFLVLVLLLGVTGDLRRFDTAAAGTLWLWYGLGLFGLTALRSLVLRLARGWNLAGGLRQRTLLVGTNDLAFEWLDRLQRTEGAGYQVIGAVSTAADRPSSVTAPPLSTARMAGVPVLGGVAGLVEQVRKNRIDLVVVALPWSAEAEITDILERLRVLAVDVRLLPHRLIARTAGLSVDATAGIPLLGVIHHPLAGWRGVLKRSEDLLIGGAALAVLAPVLLLAAAAIKLESPGPVLFRQKRFGFNNEEFEIWKFRTMHTDRGDQSGAQRTVRNDPRVTRVGRFLRRTSIDELPQLFNVLRGDMSIVGPRPHPVAMKAGDVLYHEAVENYACRHRVRPGITGWAQVNGLRGEIDNLHTAARRVEHDLYYVDNWSLGLDAEIMVRTALLLFWDRNAY
- a CDS encoding AAA family ATPase, producing MTSSIGKGGTLPGHEAHASVLPDSLLQSGGGESSDVRGRQEATVFATLAVLWRRKLLLLTIILLGTATITYVMQSLKPMYRATAMVQLDSRRVELAEFKSVVSNLTPEAPAVRSEVSIVGSRALAERVVEKLGLLNDAEFNPTLKALDGADDHWLKRVTKAGVGALPPEGNDVLRRIVQETTALFRADDGPVARDPNQARLLTIDTLLRRIEARNDDRSFTIIIEASSVDPAKAAAIANAFGQAYLDYRTEMNRDLTERVNQWLGGRLVEAREAVRGAEEAIRSFRKENSLLELPPDGRNMVQQQMNELATQLTAAQAQKAAAEARVRQARDQTAANNAAAIPEVLASPLIQKLREAEAMLERRLAELQQVYGDKHQEIVNLRRGIGELKARIRDEVGKIQKGLDADLEVARIREATLLKSIADLQDQQKGIEATGIQLRDLERAADAHRTLYRSLAERYEQTMALKNTGALDAHLSAPALPPIRPAFPQLRMSLGVGLVGSTALAVALVLLLERLSSGLRTPTQVERATGVPCLGMVPALPRNEAVWNLPLYPENRPDSRRAREIGAFREAIQTVRTMACMPRKRGTPPKVLLVTSSIPKEGKSMLAANLARSLAGLGLNTLLIDADFRRPSIATLLGYRPQGSVADLLDGRVGIDDLIHQETTNLGVLGNAVGTSDAHDRISSQAMSDLIQWARHNYDVVVIDSAPVMLFSDALALSFLADSVIYVVRWQHTPLDTVTAGLNKLRSVDSAVGGVVLSRVVASKHVKYGHKDDAYYYALHAPARH
- a CDS encoding UDP-glucuronic acid decarboxylase family protein, encoding MTSTTERVLVTGGAGFIGSHLCERLLAAGKEVLCVDNYFTGARSNIAHLLDNPKFEAVRHDITFPLYVEVDEIYNLACPASPVHYQFDPVQTTKTSVHGAINMLGLAKRVKATILQASTSEVYGDPFVHPQREDYWGNVNPIGPRACYDEGKRCAETLFFDYNRQHKVPIKVARIFNTYGPRMNPNDGRVVSNFIVQALKGDPITIYGDGSQTRSFCYVDDLVEGLHRLMETDGTVTGPINLGNPGEFTILELAETVIRMTGSRSRIERHPLPQDDPRQRKPDITKAHAYLKWMPHVPLEEGLERTIAYFAKTYF